TTTTACTTTTACAGCTCCTTCTAATGTAACATTTATTACGGTTAAAGGAGGTAATTCTCCGGGCAGTTGGACGAAACTGGACAATTTCATTATTGATTTTGATACATTGAAGTCATGTGCTGAAATGGCGGAAATTACAATGCCTAATATTTTCACACCAAACGGAGACGGTATCAATGATTTCTTTGCTCCCGTTGAGCTGACAAACATCACAGAGGCATCGATGTCAATCATTAATCGATGGGGGCAAACTCTTTATGTAACTGAAGATTTAATAAGCGGTTGGGACGGTTCTGACAACGGTTCACCTTACTCAGATGGAACTTATTTTTGGCTGATTCATTACACCGATGCAAATAATGAAAGAAAATCAGCTTATGGTATTTTTAGTTTGCTAAAATGATTCCATCAAAGAACTTTCATTTTATTCCCTTCGCCTGCGGCACAGGTCGCACAATTGTTCCGCTTCCCCGCTTCGCTGAGAGTCGTTCCTCCTCTCGCTGATAATTCAGTTATCCACTTAAAAAATGATATATTTGAATAACTCAAAAATCAGATATTCCGATTTGGATTTCCAGATATTATAAAGCCCGCAATTAATAAAAGTAAATAATGACGAAATATTTAACAGAAACAATTTTAGGACAAGAGCTTGAAATTATATTTCCGAAGGTCACTTTCATTCGAGATAAAGTAGTTCCAGATTCAGGACTTCAAACTCGCCCCGACTATAGAAGTGAAGAATTAAAACTAATCGTTGAATTTGACGGAGACCAACATTATAAAGCGACACAGAAAATAAAACGTGAAATTCAGAAAAGTGAAACCTATACACAAATGGGTTATAAAGTAGTTCGCATACCGTACTTTGTTCAACTCTCAGAATCCACCATAAAAAATTTGTTTGGAATAGATATAAAATACCAACAGACTTTCCCTCACGGTTTCATTTCTAAAACGGTAATCATGCCAGCAGATTTTTGTGAAATGGGAGTGCTTAAATTTCAAGCTGATCTGGATAGCTTTGAATATATACGACATGATATTATTAAATCTCTAAAAGACAAAGTGATCGAGCTGGGTGATCAAGAATTTGTGTTACCAAATTCTATGAATTATCTATTTGAAGAATGAAACCACCAACGAAACTGGTAAGATAGAATATGTAATTATTTATGCTGACTTTTTTGGTTTCACCGCTTCCCCGCTTCGCTGAGAGTCGTTCCTCCTCTCGCTGATTATTCTGTCTTTTGACACAATATAAAAAATGTATATTTGATTAGTGCAGAAAAGTTTTGGAGACAAATTGTGTAGCTGCAATCTTTCAAATTGAATATAAGCAATGACAACAGACGAACAAAATATTTTTAATGACTTGCAGAATAACTCCTTGATTTTTTTCAAGGATTTTATTGACAGAATTACTGATAAGGACACCGCTTCTGACGACCACATTTCAAACGAACTCGTTATGCTTTCAGTTTCTTCTTTGCAAATTTCGCTCGAGCTTGCGTTGAAAGCGGTAGTTCTAAAAAAATCAGGTCTTCTACAAATAATTAAGGAAGAGAGCTCAACAAAATCAATTGCGGTACTCTTTCAAGATTTCCAAAACAATTCTTTGAAGACAAAACAGTTTGAACAAATAAAAAATTACGCAAAAAGCAACAATCTTGTTTCAACACTTTCCGATTTTGATTACGAAAATATAACGTCTTTTCAGAAATATAGAAACGGAATAGTGCATTTCTCATACAAGTTTCAGGAAGGCGATTTTTTTGATTTAAAATATGACATAACTTATTTTGTAGTAAGTATCTTGATTAAAGTTTTGTGCACAGGTGATGATGACATTAAACCCAGTGAGTTTCTCGAATACTCTTTGGGGAGTAAATATCATAATAAACTAATTCATTATAGACCTTATGTTGTGGCAATGAAAAGTATGGCAGATGCACATTCTGAGAAAGTATTTAATTGTATAATTTGTAATAGCAGAACATATGCCAAAGAAGAAGACTACTGTTACTGTTGCAATTTTTATGGCGACCTTCACTCGTTTAGGGATTGTGAGTATTGCAATGAAAAAAAATCTATGATTTATGATGGGCTTAACATCGGAATTAACCAATTTACTGCAAAAGCACAATGTTTAAACTGCCTTAGAGATACAATTATTTTTCTTTGTCCAAAATGTGAATCCAGTTACAACTTGGAAATTACTTCTGAGCAAAGATGCAGTTTTGATGATTGTAAATTCTCATGAAATCTTCAAAATGAAGACACTTGGTTTCACCGCTTCACTGAGAGTCGTTCCTCGTCTCGCTGATGTTGAGCTTTGCTCCGATTCCCCACTACGTTGAGACTCGTTCCTCATCTCACTGTTTCTTGGTTTCATCCGCTTCCCCGTTTCACTGAGAGTCGTTCCTCCTCTCGCTGATTGAGAGCTTTGCTCCGCTTCCCCACTGCGTTGAGGCTCGTTCCCTACTTCGCTGCTTCTTGTTTCACCGCTTCCCCGCTTCGCTGAGAGTCGTTCCTCCTCTCGCTGATGGTATTACGTCATACTATCGAAACAATGTCTTGTATCTTACTCTCCGGAGTAATATCAATTCCGTTCTTTTTGAAATAAGAAACAATCATGTTTATGTAGTTGTTTCCTGCTCGCGCTCCGGTCGAATAGATTTTGACGTACTGGTCAAGTTGTCCAGTAAATACAAAATTATAGCCTGGTAGATAAGGTGAAATCCCATATGTTTTTTGATTCCTCGCAATCTCCTCAGAATAATAAGGTTTAATCTTCACCAATTTATTCATCGGATAAGCCTTGTGCTTACCTGCAATCACACTTTCCACATAATCCTTTTGAAGCAAAATTCCCGCTTCAAGTGTTGATACTTTCTTATTCACGCCGGAGTCTGTATTGCCAATATTACCCGGATTATTATTGTTATAAGATCGCGTTCCCTTATAAAATCCTTCCTTTTGAGCCATGATTGTTATAAGCATTTTTAATCCTCGCGGTGTATTTGGCAAAGCCCTTTCCAAAGCAGGCATATACTCATTCGTCATTTCTTTGGTAAAAGTAATCTTCACATTATAATCGTACGGCTTACCCGGAAAAGTACTTCCTTCAATAATCACATCTTTGTAAGGTGCTTTCGGATCACCGCTAGGAGCAGTATTTGAGACAGCTGGTACACTAACATTCGGAGCCGCAGCTTTAAGCAAACTTTGAAGCAAATTCCATGTTTTATCACCAACTATACCATCCACTTTCAGACCATTCTCTTCTTGAAATTTCAAAACGGCTTTTTCAGTGTTATCTCCAAAGTCGCCATCTTCTTTTAACTTCTTGAACTTTCCTGCTCCATACTTGTTCAGATTGTATTGGTTCAAGTTCTCTTGAAGTACAACATTGTTTTTATCTTTTACTCCTTTTTCAAGTTTCATATTGATATTTTTTGCATGGTTAAACTAATTTTTCTACTCTAATTAATCTAAAAATTCATTATAAATCCGCTCGTACATCGGCTTGTGTTCCCAGTACCATGTATGAGTTACTTGCCACCAGTGTGCTTTAAACTCGCAATCAATATTTCCTTCCTTGGCAACGTCATAGAAATCCAGATGGTTACTTACAGGGTCATGTCTGTCATAAAAATTGATCCAAGGCAAGTGATCCAAATCATGCAAAACAGGATTAAATACAGGAATTGGTTCTCTTGGAAATAAGTTGTGCTTTATTTTAAAAGAGTGCAAATGTTTAAGTATTTGTCTTCGTACAAATTCATTTTTACCTGTGGTCTGCTTGAAAAAAAAGTAGATTTTATCAAGTGGGGATCCAAAAGTAACCAACCCTTTTAACTTCGCACAGCTATTCCTTAAATCGTCTTCTCCATCAAGACTTATTCGAATACTAAGTTTATTCAATGCATCGTATGCGATAGCGCTTCCCAGCGAATGTCCCGCAATAATTATTTCATCATATTTATCACTTTTAATCAACGCTTCAATTTGCTGCCGCGCTCCAGCCAATATTTTTTCCCGTAATTCGTAATGTTTCTTCTTCACATCCATCGTTGTATAAATCGCAACATCACCAACATACCCTTTCAACATTGCACTTGCTGAATTCTCAAATTTTTTCCAAATACCTTTCACGATTTTGGTTGCCGGACTAAATAAATTGGTGAGCACTTGTAGCGCTGCACCGATAATGACACCGATAATAGCGGTAGCTTTTACAATATTATACCAAAATATTATTCTCCTCAGCATATTAGCCAACTGAGAAAGACTCGCCTTTCGGTTATCTATGTGCTCATCCTTTGAGCTTTCCTCATTTCGTTCTAGCTTCTTATTATAGGTTTGTTTCGCTCCTTTCAACGTTTCCCTTAGCCAGTCAGTAATTTCACCAACGCTTATTTTCTCCTCTGTCAAATTCGCCCAGTAATATTCATGCACATCAACGTAACGCTGCGGCTTCTTCACATCTTCCTCGGCAGGCATGATTCTCAAAAAACTGTCAATCCATTTATCTCCTTTATTATTGTTTTGCTTCAATAATTTATGCTCCAGGTTTGGAATAGCCGAACTACTCATCCTATCGCAATACATGGCGTATAATCCACGGCCAAACTGATCAAGAGTTTCAAATGGATTCTGCGCTCCAATTCCATGTATAACCACAATAGCGGTTTTGCGTTTAATCAGTAATGGTGTTTTGTCATTTATTAAATTAAACTTATCAATTGTTTTTCCAATTGACTTCTGGTTTTCCTTTAATTTATTCGAGAACTCGAGCAGAGTCGCTTTGAACCGTCTTAAATTTTGCCTTTTGAAAGTAAGTTCAAGAGCGTTATATTTTGCCTCCAATCCAGAAAGTCCTTTCCGTATCTCTGGCAAAGAAGTCAAACCAACAGAAGGAGGAAGTTTGAACGGATTGATAAGTAAAAATCGCACAATAGATTCATCAATCTCGTTTTTTTCAACTCCCGCTTCAATAAGCGCTTGATAAGGGATATTCAAATCTTCAGTCATAAGAAAAAGAGGGATTTCATTATTATTCCAATACTTCAATTCCTATTCATTAAAACGTAAACTAATTTCTTCAGTAGTCAGCGCTGGTTGGTTAAGTACCTTTGAGTTGCGATAAACAACAATTGTATTTGCATTTTCATCGGTACTCTTTGCAAAAACATCCAGTAATCGTATTTCAAACCCTTCTTTTATTAACTGAAACACCAACAGTTGGCACGTGGTGGGATCAACATTTCTACCATATTTAACACTATTAATCGGTCCTAAATTGTGTTGTATTTTTGAAGGAAAAATATTATAATCCGTCTTACTGTGCAATCCTAATTCGGTTAGCGCGTTAATTACTTTATCACCATCCGAAGATTGTCTGTAATAATTAACTCGGTATTTTTTATTGTAAGACTTGATTTCCTTAAGACTTTCAATTGTAGAATCTGCATAATTTCGCTGCTCAATTTTTTGATAGATCAGTGTGTTAGGCTCTGGCTCTTTAATCTGTATTCCACTCAATTCTTCATTAAATTGTACAATTTCAGCATCCTTATTTGCAACGGCAGAATCCAAATAATTGATTTTGTTCTCCCGATCAATAAGCTCCTTTTCTTTCTGTTCAAGTGCAGTTGTTTTTTCATCAAGCAGTCTATCGCGGTCCTCAAGTCTTATCCAAAAAACAAATAAACAAATCGAAATAACTGTGACCGGTACAAACGCATACAGTATGCCTGAATTTCGTTGTTTTTTTTGAAGTTGTTTTAAAATTTCCTGGTAATCATTTTTTTCCATTTCAAATAGATTTATTGATGATGGTATCTACCGTATCCTTTATCTTTTTCTTTTCGTCATCAGAAGGTGGTGGAGGTCCGTCATAACGCTGACGAAATATATTCAATGCCTCCATTCGATTTTTGATATTGTAAATCTCACGCAGTGGCCAGGCCAACCCAATTGCAGAAAGTGCCAATCCACCAATAGTCGCCGTTGTTTTAATGGCCTCTGTGTTCTTTGCATTAATCATTGTATAGGCTATCACAATTACAGAAATACCCGTAATTGTAGATATCACTGCCCACATCCTTGCTCTTCTCACCATCCGTTGATGAAAATGTATAGCTTGCTCAAAATTGCGGATTACTTCATCCATTTCTCTTTGCGATTATCTAATTTTAAACCCTAAAACTCCAAATGGCACCAATTCATTTCCAGAAATTCTTATTTCTCCCTCACTTAACCATTCAGCTTTCACCTCTGCATTTACGTTGATATCCTTTTCCACCTCAACCTGAGCTGATACTTTACCTGAGCGTTTAAACATCAGTGTAAACGATTTCGCAAAATAGGATGTGGTAATAATCGTTCTTCCTTTCAGCGCTTGCCAAGAGGTTCGGTCACTTTTTTTTAGTTTATCGAGTTCAATCTCAAGCAAAATTTGATTGGCAGTTTTAAAT
This genomic stretch from Crocinitomicaceae bacterium harbors:
- a CDS encoding DUF559 domain-containing protein — encoded protein: MTKYLTETILGQELEIIFPKVTFIRDKVVPDSGLQTRPDYRSEELKLIVEFDGDQHYKATQKIKREIQKSETYTQMGYKVVRIPYFVQLSESTIKNLFGIDIKYQQTFPHGFISKTVIMPADFCEMGVLKFQADLDSFEYIRHDIIKSLKDKVIELGDQEFVLPNSMNYLFEE
- a CDS encoding peptidoglycan-binding protein, which translates into the protein MKLEKGVKDKNNVVLQENLNQYNLNKYGAGKFKKLKEDGDFGDNTEKAVLKFQEENGLKVDGIVGDKTWNLLQSLLKAAAPNVSVPAVSNTAPSGDPKAPYKDVIIEGSTFPGKPYDYNVKITFTKEMTNEYMPALERALPNTPRGLKMLITIMAQKEGFYKGTRSYNNNNPGNIGNTDSGVNKKVSTLEAGILLQKDYVESVIAGKHKAYPMNKLVKIKPYYSEEIARNQKTYGISPYLPGYNFVFTGQLDQYVKIYSTGARAGNNYINMIVSYFKKNGIDITPESKIQDIVSIV